From a region of the Microterricola gilva genome:
- the dusB gene encoding tRNA dihydrouridine synthase DusB → MSASSTLSPAPRLAIGPLELDVPVVLAPMAGITNTAFRRLCREYGAGLYVSEMITSRALVERTPESMRLITHHESETTRSIQLYGVDPNTVREAVTMLVAEDRADHIDLNFGCPVPKVTRKGGGAALPWKLELFRQIVEGAVEAAGDIPLTVKMRKGIDPDHLTYLEAAKAAEGAGVASIALHARTASEFYSGQADWPAIEKLKNTITGTPILGNGDIWSAADALRMVRETGCDGVVVGRGCLGRPWLFGDLAAAFRGEDVMFQPNLGQVAEAFRRHAELLVEFFEDEDRGCRDVRKHVAWYFKGYPVGGELRARMATVESLQSLDDLLGTLDWDQPYPGEGAEGPRGRAGTPKTPSLPDKWLESRDIDGIQRSNLTEGEGDTSGG, encoded by the coding sequence ATGTCTGCCTCCTCCACACTAAGCCCAGCGCCCCGCCTTGCGATCGGTCCGCTCGAACTCGACGTTCCCGTCGTGCTCGCGCCGATGGCGGGCATCACGAACACGGCCTTCCGCAGGCTCTGCCGCGAGTACGGCGCCGGCCTCTACGTGAGCGAGATGATCACCTCGCGCGCGCTCGTCGAGCGCACCCCGGAGTCGATGCGGCTGATCACCCACCACGAGAGCGAGACCACCCGCTCCATCCAGCTCTACGGCGTCGACCCCAACACGGTCCGCGAGGCCGTGACGATGCTGGTCGCCGAGGACCGCGCAGACCACATCGACCTGAACTTCGGATGCCCGGTGCCCAAGGTCACCCGCAAGGGCGGCGGCGCGGCACTCCCGTGGAAGCTCGAACTGTTCCGGCAGATCGTCGAGGGCGCCGTGGAGGCCGCAGGCGACATCCCGCTCACGGTCAAGATGCGCAAGGGCATCGACCCGGACCACCTCACCTACCTGGAGGCCGCGAAAGCCGCTGAGGGCGCAGGCGTCGCGTCGATCGCCCTGCACGCGCGCACCGCGAGCGAGTTCTACTCCGGCCAGGCCGACTGGCCAGCCATCGAGAAGCTCAAGAACACCATCACCGGCACCCCGATCCTCGGCAACGGCGACATCTGGTCGGCCGCCGACGCGCTCCGCATGGTGCGCGAGACCGGCTGCGACGGCGTCGTCGTCGGCCGTGGCTGCCTCGGCCGCCCCTGGCTGTTCGGCGACCTCGCCGCCGCCTTCCGTGGCGAAGACGTGATGTTCCAGCCGAACCTCGGCCAGGTTGCCGAGGCGTTCCGCCGGCATGCAGAGCTGCTGGTCGAGTTCTTCGAGGACGAAGACCGCGGATGCCGTGACGTGCGCAAGCACGTGGCCTGGTACTTCAAGGGTTACCCGGTCGGCGGCGAGCTGCGCGCCCGCATGGCCACCGTCGAGTCCCTGCAGTCGCTCGACGACCTGCTCGGCACGCTCGACTGGGACCAGCCATACCCCGGCGAGGGCGCAGAGGGTCCGCGCGGTCGCGCTGGAACCCCGAAGACGCCGTCGCTGCCGGACAAGTGGCTGGAATCACGCGACATCGACGGCATCCAGCGCAGCAACCTCACCGAGGGCGAGGGTGACACCAGTGGCGGTTGA
- a CDS encoding ABC transporter substrate-binding protein, with product MTSASTKGKRVLAAAALSSATALILVGCSAGGGGGGSTDDAGSGGTITIGTTEQITALDPAGSYDNGSFAVMNQVYPFLLNSPYGSPDVKPDIAESAEFTAPTEYTVKLKPGLKFANGNDLTASDVKFTFDRQLAIADENGPSSLLYNLDTTDAVDDTTVVFHLKAANDQIFPQILSSPVGPIVDEDVFAADALTSDDDIVAGNAFAGQYTISSYDFNNLIQYKANKDYQGLLGAPKTDTINVKYYVEAANLKLDVQEGNIDVAHRTLSATDIEDLRGNDNVQVVDGPGGEIRYIVFNFNTQPYGATTAEADPAKALAVRQAVADLIDRDAISEQVYKGTFTPLYSYVPAGLSGATESLLEMYGDGSGGPDADKAKATLEAAGVAVPVKLNLQYVSERYGPSSGDEYALIKDQLDSTGLFEVSLQSTEWVQYSKDRVADKFPAYQLGWFPDYSDADNYLTPFFLTENFLANHYDNPVVNDKILEQAVTPDVEARTKLIEEIQDLVAADLSTVPYLQGAQVAVVGTDISGAEETLDASFKFRYAALSKG from the coding sequence ATGACATCCGCATCCACGAAGGGCAAACGCGTCCTCGCTGCAGCAGCATTGAGCTCAGCGACCGCACTCATTCTCGTCGGCTGCTCGGCCGGCGGTGGGGGCGGTGGCAGCACGGATGACGCCGGCTCCGGCGGCACCATCACCATCGGCACCACGGAGCAGATCACGGCGCTCGATCCGGCCGGTTCGTACGACAACGGCTCGTTCGCCGTGATGAACCAGGTCTATCCCTTCCTGCTGAACTCCCCGTACGGCAGCCCGGACGTCAAGCCGGACATCGCAGAGTCGGCCGAGTTCACGGCTCCGACCGAGTACACGGTCAAGCTGAAGCCGGGCCTCAAGTTCGCCAACGGCAACGACCTCACGGCATCGGATGTGAAGTTCACCTTCGACCGCCAGCTCGCCATCGCCGACGAGAACGGCCCGTCGTCGCTGCTCTACAACCTCGACACGACCGACGCCGTCGACGACACCACCGTCGTCTTCCACCTCAAGGCCGCGAACGACCAGATCTTCCCGCAGATCCTCTCGAGCCCGGTCGGCCCGATCGTCGACGAAGATGTCTTCGCCGCCGACGCGCTCACCAGCGATGACGACATCGTCGCCGGCAACGCCTTTGCCGGGCAGTACACGATCTCGAGCTACGACTTCAACAACCTGATCCAGTACAAGGCGAACAAGGACTACCAGGGCCTCCTGGGAGCGCCGAAGACCGACACGATCAACGTCAAGTACTACGTGGAGGCCGCAAACCTCAAGCTCGACGTTCAGGAGGGCAACATCGACGTGGCCCACCGCACGCTCTCGGCCACAGACATCGAGGACCTGCGCGGCAACGACAACGTCCAGGTCGTCGACGGTCCGGGCGGTGAGATCCGTTACATCGTGTTCAACTTCAACACGCAGCCATACGGCGCGACGACGGCGGAGGCAGACCCCGCCAAGGCCCTCGCGGTTCGTCAGGCCGTCGCCGACCTCATCGACCGCGACGCGATCTCCGAGCAGGTCTACAAGGGAACGTTCACCCCGCTGTACTCCTACGTCCCGGCCGGTCTGAGCGGTGCGACGGAGTCCCTGCTTGAGATGTACGGCGATGGCAGCGGTGGACCGGATGCCGACAAGGCGAAGGCGACCCTCGAGGCCGCCGGCGTCGCGGTGCCGGTGAAGCTGAACCTGCAGTACGTCAGCGAGCGCTACGGACCGTCTTCGGGCGACGAGTACGCGCTGATCAAGGATCAGCTCGACTCGACGGGCCTGTTCGAGGTCAGCCTGCAGAGCACGGAGTGGGTCCAGTACTCCAAGGACCGTGTCGCAGACAAGTTCCCGGCCTACCAGCTCGGCTGGTTCCCGGACTACTCTGACGCGGACAACTACCTGACCCCGTTCTTCCTCACGGAGAACTTCCTCGCCAACCACTACGACAACCCCGTTGTCAACGACAAGATCCTCGAGCAGGCCGTCACGCCTGATGTCGAGGCTCGTACGAAGCTGATCGAGGAGATCCAGGATCTCGTCGCGGCCGACCTGTCCACCGTCCCCTACCTCCAGGGTGCGCAGGTCGCCGTCGTCGGCACCGACATCAGCGGCGCGGAGGAGACGCTCGACGCCTCCTTCAAGTTCCGTTACGCGGCGCTGTCGAAGGGGTAA
- a CDS encoding amidohydrolase, with protein MTVTGDFADRVFFGTVITMDDAMPDAEGVAVLHGRILAVGGRAELAPLIGPDTAVSELGDAVLVPGFVEAHGHPLSEAIFLGPDVVDIRPVVAPSAASVLERLNAAIASAGPTGVYANGWDPLLQTGLPEPTLEWLNGLSPERPLAILHNSGHSAYFNTAAATAVGVTRETPDPVGASFGRDADGELDGSLREVGAAELIFGPALAPTPSGFIEALRAESARLNAAGITTAGELGYNPSSAAGIAAARAAGALTVRLRLYEMSTAAKRSRATPGDGDELVRQVGIKLWADGSPWVGNIATSFPYLDSPATRSIGLEPGHRGHANYTPGQIAEISEAYFAAGWQLACHVHGDAAVDTVLDAWEELLLRHPRPDHRLRLEHVGAMTAAQFERAAALGITASIFIDHLYYWGDVLVDDLFGPEHGAPWAAAGSAAASGMRISFHNDGQVTPPEPLRNIEIAVTRRSNRGRVLAPEQRITVEQALRAQTINSAEQLFSEHEVGSIAPGKFADLVVLARSPLTAGAAPDVAAGAIADIPVLETILGGETVYRAQAA; from the coding sequence ATGACTGTCACGGGTGACTTTGCCGATCGGGTGTTCTTCGGAACCGTCATCACGATGGACGATGCGATGCCGGATGCCGAGGGCGTCGCCGTGCTGCACGGGCGCATCCTCGCCGTCGGTGGCCGAGCCGAACTCGCACCGTTGATCGGGCCCGACACGGCCGTCAGCGAACTGGGCGATGCGGTGCTGGTGCCCGGTTTCGTCGAGGCGCACGGGCATCCGCTCTCCGAGGCGATCTTCCTCGGGCCGGATGTCGTCGACATCCGCCCCGTCGTCGCACCGAGCGCCGCGAGCGTGCTCGAGCGACTGAACGCTGCGATCGCGTCGGCGGGACCGACCGGCGTGTACGCGAACGGCTGGGACCCGCTGCTGCAGACGGGGCTGCCGGAACCGACGCTGGAATGGCTGAACGGGCTCTCCCCCGAACGCCCCCTCGCGATCCTGCACAACTCGGGGCACTCTGCCTACTTCAACACGGCCGCGGCGACGGCGGTCGGAGTCACCCGCGAGACCCCGGATCCGGTCGGAGCCTCGTTCGGCCGGGACGCGGACGGCGAGCTCGACGGCAGCCTGCGCGAGGTCGGCGCGGCCGAGCTCATCTTTGGGCCGGCCCTCGCGCCCACTCCGAGCGGCTTCATCGAGGCTCTCCGCGCCGAATCGGCGAGGCTGAACGCCGCCGGCATCACCACGGCAGGCGAACTCGGCTACAACCCGTCGAGTGCTGCGGGCATCGCGGCCGCCCGCGCGGCCGGGGCGCTCACGGTGCGGCTGCGGCTCTACGAGATGTCGACGGCTGCGAAACGGAGCAGGGCCACCCCCGGCGACGGCGACGAGCTCGTGCGCCAGGTCGGCATCAAGCTGTGGGCGGACGGGTCTCCGTGGGTCGGCAACATCGCGACGAGCTTCCCCTACCTCGACTCCCCCGCGACCCGTTCCATCGGCCTGGAGCCGGGCCACCGCGGCCACGCCAACTACACGCCGGGGCAGATCGCCGAGATCTCCGAGGCCTATTTCGCCGCCGGCTGGCAGCTGGCCTGCCACGTGCACGGCGACGCCGCCGTCGACACGGTGCTCGACGCGTGGGAGGAACTGCTGCTGCGGCATCCGCGGCCGGACCACCGCCTGCGACTGGAGCACGTCGGCGCGATGACCGCCGCCCAGTTCGAGCGCGCAGCCGCCCTCGGCATCACGGCGAGCATCTTCATCGACCACCTGTACTACTGGGGCGATGTGCTCGTCGACGACCTGTTCGGGCCCGAGCACGGTGCGCCGTGGGCGGCGGCGGGTTCGGCCGCGGCATCCGGCATGCGCATCTCGTTCCACAACGACGGGCAGGTGACGCCGCCGGAGCCGCTGCGCAACATCGAGATCGCGGTGACCCGGCGCAGCAACCGTGGCCGTGTGCTCGCGCCGGAACAGCGCATCACGGTCGAGCAGGCGCTGCGGGCGCAGACCATCAACAGCGCCGAGCAGCTGTTCTCCGAGCACGAGGTCGGCTCGATCGCGCCGGGCAAATTCGCCGATCTGGTGGTGCTGGCCCGCTCGCCTCTAACTGCTGGGGCTGCGCCGGATGTCGCGGCCGGCGCGATCGCCGACATCCCTGTGCTTGAGACGATCCTCGGCGGGGAAACCGTGTATCGGGCGCAGGCGGCCTAG
- a CDS encoding deoxyguanosinetriphosphate triphosphohydrolase, with product MAVEHLPGNALFGGYSEYDSERALPEQHSSRRSDFARDRARLLHSSALRRLAAKTQVLSPTAGLDFARNRLTHSLEVAQVGRELASSLGLDPDVVDTACLAHDLGHPPFGHNGEKALNAWADDIGGFEGNAQTLRLLTRLEPKVFGPDGQSYGLNLTRASLDASCKYPWPDTSSVADPSGRAKFGFYRDDIGVFTWMRAGAPERRLSIEAQVMDLSDDIGYSVHDFEDAIVNGYIDVSALGDRVDHDALVTSMYEWIGGAHSHDELIAAFDRLDSLDGWPSSWDGSRRDQGRLKNLTSQLIGRFAHAATEATRAAFPMASLIRFDADVIVPREIQAEIAVLKGIVAAFVMSKNARQPIYAQQREVLTELATVLHASGEQHLDTGFAGDWRAAADDAARKRVIVDQVASLTDQSALAWHERLIQG from the coding sequence GTGGCGGTTGAGCACCTGCCGGGCAACGCCCTCTTCGGCGGATACAGCGAATACGACTCCGAACGCGCGCTGCCGGAACAGCACTCCTCCCGGCGCAGCGACTTCGCCCGCGACCGCGCCCGCCTGCTGCACTCCAGCGCGCTGCGCCGCCTCGCCGCGAAGACGCAGGTGCTGAGCCCTACCGCCGGGCTCGACTTCGCGCGCAACCGCCTCACGCACTCGCTGGAGGTGGCGCAGGTCGGCCGCGAGCTGGCATCCAGCCTCGGCCTTGACCCGGATGTCGTCGACACCGCCTGCCTCGCGCACGACCTCGGCCACCCGCCGTTCGGACACAACGGCGAGAAGGCGCTCAACGCCTGGGCCGACGACATCGGCGGCTTCGAGGGCAACGCCCAGACGCTGCGCCTGCTGACCCGCCTCGAACCGAAGGTCTTCGGCCCGGACGGCCAGAGCTACGGCCTCAACCTGACCCGCGCGAGCCTCGACGCCAGCTGCAAGTACCCGTGGCCGGACACGAGTTCCGTCGCCGACCCGAGCGGCCGCGCCAAGTTCGGCTTCTACCGCGACGACATCGGCGTCTTCACGTGGATGCGCGCAGGCGCCCCGGAGCGGCGCCTCTCGATCGAGGCCCAGGTCATGGACCTCTCCGACGACATCGGCTACTCCGTGCACGACTTCGAGGACGCCATCGTCAACGGCTACATCGACGTCAGCGCCCTCGGTGACCGCGTCGACCACGACGCACTCGTCACCTCGATGTACGAGTGGATCGGCGGCGCGCACAGCCACGACGAGCTCATCGCAGCCTTCGACCGCCTCGACTCGCTCGACGGCTGGCCGAGCAGCTGGGACGGCAGCAGGCGCGACCAGGGTCGGCTGAAGAACCTCACCAGCCAGCTCATCGGCCGTTTCGCGCACGCAGCCACTGAGGCCACGCGGGCAGCGTTCCCGATGGCCAGCCTCATCCGCTTCGACGCCGACGTCATCGTCCCGCGCGAGATCCAGGCGGAGATCGCCGTGCTCAAGGGCATCGTCGCCGCCTTCGTGATGTCGAAGAACGCCAGGCAGCCGATCTACGCTCAGCAGCGCGAGGTGCTCACCGAACTCGCCACCGTGCTTCACGCCAGCGGCGAGCAGCACCTCGACACCGGCTTCGCGGGGGACTGGCGCGCCGCAGCCGACGACGCCGCGCGGAAGCGCGTCATCGTCGACCAGGTCGCCAGCCTCACCGACCAGTCCGCCCTCGCCTGGCACGAGCGCCTCATTCAGGGCTAG
- a CDS encoding GntR family transcriptional regulator has translation MLRIDPASASPPYEQLRAQFAAAIAAGELPPGSRLPTVRRLAGDLGLAPNTVARSFRQLETDGLIETRGRLGSFVARQGDARERRAADAALLYLQRLRELGLDGDDAERILRAAMAHPASAGDTVRARAQSAPESPPLA, from the coding sequence ATGCTCCGGATCGACCCCGCTTCGGCATCCCCACCATACGAGCAACTGCGCGCGCAGTTCGCGGCGGCGATCGCGGCGGGCGAGCTGCCGCCCGGCTCCCGCCTGCCGACGGTGCGCCGGCTTGCGGGTGACCTCGGTCTGGCACCGAACACCGTGGCACGGAGCTTCAGGCAACTCGAGACCGATGGCCTGATCGAGACACGCGGACGCCTCGGCAGCTTCGTGGCCAGGCAGGGGGACGCGAGGGAGCGGCGCGCCGCGGACGCAGCCCTGCTCTACCTGCAGCGCCTCCGCGAACTCGGCCTCGACGGTGATGACGCCGAACGGATCCTCCGCGCGGCCATGGCGCACCCGGCATCTGCCGGTGACACGGTGCGGGCGAGGGCGCAATCGGCGCCCGAGTCGCCCCCACTCGCCTAA
- the dnaG gene encoding DNA primase: MAGRIRQADVEEVKSRTNIADIVGEYVTLKSAGVGSMKGLCPFHDERSPSFHVRPQVGFYHCFGCGESGDVYSFVQKMDHVTFAEAVERLAARVALELHYEDGGAATDHGNRARLLAANQAASDFFTEQLSTPGADPGRRFLGERGFDAIAAGKFGVGFAPKSWDELTNHLRGRGFSTEEISTAGLVSSGDRGVYDRFRGRLVWPIRDITGQTVGFGARKLLEDDKGPKYLNTPETPIYHKSQVLYGLDLAKRDISRSRQVVVVEGYTDVMACHMAGVTTAVATCGTAFGVDHIKVLRRVLGDAAGVGEVIFTFDPDAAGQKAAMRAFSEEQRFSAQTYVAVAPDGLDPCDLRLQRGDAAVRTLVDGKKPMFEFMIKQLLSQFNLDTVEGRVGALRAGAPVVADIRDPAIRPGYTRELARLLGMELHEVTRAVSAASGRAQRESAAPARSSEAAPAAEAADARPYSITDLPGDPATRLERDAIMAMLQHPDLAGHALLSRATQSGMTNPSLGIVCDAMAAALVRFDAAQELESSAWAGAVLSELPESVVPLAQQLLVAPIPERSERELTVYVRGIVTALIDRDLLRHKAELLGRLQRHDPADRETSVTLQRALMAIDAERNALRAE, encoded by the coding sequence ATGGCCGGCCGAATTCGACAAGCAGACGTTGAAGAGGTCAAGTCACGCACAAACATCGCCGACATCGTGGGTGAGTACGTCACCCTGAAGTCGGCCGGCGTCGGCTCGATGAAGGGTCTCTGCCCCTTCCACGACGAGCGCAGCCCGAGCTTCCACGTCCGCCCGCAGGTCGGTTTCTACCACTGCTTCGGCTGCGGTGAATCGGGTGACGTCTACTCCTTCGTGCAGAAGATGGACCACGTCACCTTCGCGGAGGCGGTGGAGCGCCTCGCCGCCCGTGTCGCCCTCGAGCTGCACTACGAAGACGGGGGAGCGGCCACCGATCATGGCAACCGCGCACGCCTGCTGGCCGCCAACCAGGCGGCATCCGATTTCTTCACGGAACAACTGAGCACGCCGGGCGCCGACCCCGGAAGACGCTTCCTCGGCGAACGCGGCTTCGACGCCATCGCGGCCGGGAAATTCGGCGTTGGTTTCGCGCCCAAGAGCTGGGACGAACTGACGAACCACCTCCGCGGCCGCGGCTTCAGCACCGAGGAGATCAGCACGGCAGGCCTCGTCTCCTCCGGCGACCGCGGCGTCTACGACCGCTTCCGCGGCCGCCTCGTCTGGCCGATCCGCGACATCACAGGGCAGACCGTCGGCTTCGGCGCGCGCAAGCTGCTCGAGGACGACAAGGGTCCGAAGTACCTCAACACCCCAGAGACCCCGATCTACCACAAGAGCCAGGTGCTCTACGGGCTCGACCTCGCCAAGCGCGACATCTCGCGCAGCCGCCAGGTCGTCGTCGTCGAGGGCTACACGGATGTCATGGCCTGCCACATGGCCGGCGTCACGACCGCCGTCGCCACCTGTGGCACGGCCTTCGGCGTCGACCACATCAAGGTGCTGCGCCGGGTGCTCGGCGATGCGGCCGGCGTCGGTGAGGTCATCTTCACCTTCGACCCGGATGCCGCGGGCCAGAAGGCCGCGATGCGTGCCTTCAGCGAGGAACAGCGCTTCTCGGCGCAGACCTACGTGGCCGTCGCGCCCGACGGTCTCGACCCGTGCGACCTCCGCCTGCAGCGCGGCGACGCCGCCGTGCGCACGCTCGTCGACGGCAAGAAGCCGATGTTCGAGTTCATGATCAAGCAGTTGCTCTCGCAGTTCAACCTCGACACCGTCGAGGGGCGCGTCGGAGCCCTGCGTGCCGGGGCCCCGGTCGTGGCCGACATCCGTGACCCCGCGATCCGGCCCGGCTACACCCGTGAGCTGGCCCGGCTGCTCGGCATGGAGCTGCACGAGGTGACCCGCGCCGTCTCGGCGGCGAGCGGCCGCGCCCAGCGTGAGAGTGCCGCACCGGCCCGGAGCTCCGAGGCCGCCCCCGCCGCTGAGGCCGCGGATGCCCGTCCGTACTCGATCACGGACCTGCCTGGCGACCCGGCCACCCGCCTTGAGCGGGACGCGATCATGGCCATGCTCCAGCATCCAGACCTCGCCGGCCACGCGCTGCTCAGCCGGGCCACCCAGAGCGGAATGACGAACCCATCCCTCGGGATCGTCTGCGACGCCATGGCGGCAGCCCTGGTGCGGTTCGATGCCGCGCAGGAGCTGGAGAGTTCGGCCTGGGCCGGTGCGGTGCTGAGCGAACTTCCGGAATCGGTCGTTCCCCTCGCGCAGCAGCTGCTCGTGGCCCCGATTCCCGAGCGCAGCGAGCGGGAGCTCACGGTGTACGTGCGCGGCATCGTGACGGCGCTCATTGACCGTGACCTGCTCCGCCACAAGGCAGAGCTGCTCGGCCGGCTGCAGCGCCACGATCCGGCCGACCGCGAGACGTCGGTCACCCTGCAGCGCGCGCTGATGGCGATCGACGCCGAGCGCAACGCGCTGCGCGCCGAATAG